A window from Musa acuminata AAA Group cultivar baxijiao chromosome BXJ3-10, Cavendish_Baxijiao_AAA, whole genome shotgun sequence encodes these proteins:
- the LOC103968477 gene encoding uncharacterized protein LOC103968477, with protein MVSLRTRVESWIREQTARVGISWPPSMPPQWRWPPWRGRRDRREQEKALREEFERQRLQLNDLCRAVKVDSVADLQEILCSMVLSECVYKRPTADMIWYINKFKSDFGGQIVSLERVQPSLEHVPHRYLLAETGDTIYASFIGTKQYKDVIADANILQGVIFHEDNVEDDLSDTESDQLDNPKKYDKNLGKPFQAKRKRLKESPKPAAHRGFLARAKGIPALELYKLAQEKNRKLVLCGHSLGGAVAVLSTLAILRVLASSPLAKEHENVPVKCITFSQPPVGNAALKDYVHQKGWQHYFKTYCIPEDLVPRILSPAYFHHYNAQVQQPSSDDVLVKQEDETSKSNSKKPKRNNGERLVLGVGPVQTSFWRLSKLVPLEGVRKHLNVFRKLGTEGGGTSSIDNGNMQSAIYETDPEPQTLEIQEGSDGISLTPFLDTEKGTIESNGNYVTGKSSAGVAESQGWRRVPYLPSYVPFGQLYLLGSSSVESLSDAEYSKMTSVRSVITELRERFQSHSMKSYRSRFQKLYEICMCINTPPFLGMEQLPQFPHLQQLLGLAAPGAVELAHIMEPPVIQTATSILPLGWTGVPGDRNAQPLKVDIVGHGLHLCKLVQAQVNGSWCSTVVESLTPMPAYSTNDGMQTQTQKMRIFIGPPLKQPPKYPVIDDSLRPGFSIAERFSIGPDCNIESSSEGGKLCSGNFDTFIVYCTSDFLTVCKEVHVRTRRVRLLGFEGAGKTSLFRALLAQGRQRNNANFDIIHADVGSPEGVVGGIRYLDSVGVNLQELHLEVSRFREELQIGARELSRKTDLVVLVHNLSNKIPWFNDTSTSVPALSLLLNEAKAHEIPWVLAITNKFSVSAHQQKMLIDSAMEAYEASPDMTVVVNSCPFVIPTASSNLQPLHSVDDNFVGNESNQKVWLLPFNIARLSFQKKLAVMPVEGITAFRQLVHRVLASNEEMAFQELANERFSLQLAKEQENSVNVKQDSVAKESSVTAAAVGASLGAGLGLVMAVVMGAASALRKP; from the exons ATGGTATCGCTGCGGACGCGGGTGGAGTCGTGGATCCGGGAGCAGACGGCGAGGGTGGGAATCTCGTGGCCGCCCTCGATGCCTCCTCAGTGGCGGTGGCCGCCATGGAGGGGCCGGCGCGACCGGAGGGAGCAGGAGAAGGCCCTCCGAGAGGAGTTCGAGCGGCAGCGGCTGCAGCTCAACGACCTATGTCGCGCCGTCAAGGTCGACTCCGTCGCCGACCTCCAAGAAATCCTCTGCTCCATGGTCCTCTCCGAGTGCGTCTATAAG AGGCCTACTGCTGATATGATTTGGTATATAAACAAATTTAAGTCTGATTTTGGAGGACAAATTGTTTCTCTTGAGCGTGTGCAACCATCTTTGGAGCATGTGCCTCATAG GTACCTATTAGCTGAGACAGGTGACACCATTTATGCTTCATTTATTGGAACAAAGCAATACAA AGATGTCATAGCTGATGCAAATATACTTCAGGGGGTCATATTCCATGAGGATAATGTTGAAGATGATTTGAGTGACACTGAAAGCGACCAACTTGACAATCCAAAGAAATATGATAAAAATCTTGGGAAGCCATTTCAAGCAAAACGAAAACGGTTGAAAGAAAGTCCAAAACCTGCTGCGCATCGG GGATTCTTGGCTCGTGCTAAAGGAATTCCAGCATTAGAGTTATATAAACTTGCACAAGAGAAAAATCGTAAGCTTGTTCTTTGTGGGCATTCGCTTGGTGGAGCT GTAGCTGTATTGTCTACGCTTGCAATATTGCGAGTTCTTGCATCTTCTCCTCTGGCTAAAGAGCATGAGAATGTTCCAGTGAAATGCATCACTTTCTCTCAACCGCCTGTTGGGAATGCTGCTCTGAAAGA TTATGTTCATCAGAAAGGATGGCAGCACTACTTCAAAACATACTGCATTCCAGAAGATTTGGTTCCGCGGATTTTGTCTCCTGCATATTTTCATCACTATAATGCACAAGTTCAGCAACCATCTTCAGATGATGTCTTGGTGAAACAGGAAGATGAAACTAGTAAGTCAAATTCAAAAAAGCCCAAAAGAAATAATGGGGAACGACTAGTTTTGGGAGTTGGCCCTGTTCAGACCTCCTTTTGGAGACTCTCAAAACTTGTTCCCTTAGAGGGTGTTCGTAAGCATTTAAATGTGTTCAGAAAACTAGGAACTGAGGGTGGAGGTACATCTTCAATTGACAATGGTAACATGCAATCTGCAATTTACGAGACAGATCCTGAACCACAGACTCTTGAAATCCAGGAGGGTTCTGATGGGATTTCTTTAACTCCTTTTCTTGATACTGAGAAAGGAACTATTGAATCAAATGGCAATTATGTAACTGGGAAAAGCAGCGCTGGTGTTGCGGAATCACAAGGCTGGCGTAGAGTTCCTTACTTACCATCTTATGTACCATTTGGACAG CTCTATCTCTTGGGAAGTTCATCAGTTGAATCACTTTCTGATGCAGAATATTCAAAAATGACATCG GTGAGGTCTGTCATAACAGAATTGAGGGAGCGTTTTCAATCTCATTCTATGAAGTCATATAGGTCTCGCTTTCAGAA GCTATATGAGATATGCATGTGCATAAATACTCCTCCCTTTCTGGGGATGGAGCAGTTACCACAGTTTCCACATTTACAACAATTACTTGGTCTAGCTGCTCCTGGTGCTGTTGAACTTGCCCACATCATGGAGCCTCCTGTTATCCAAACAGCAACTTCTATTCTTCCTCTTGGATGGACAGGAGTTCCTGGTGATAGGAATGCACAGCCATTGAAAGTTGATATTGTGGGACATGGTCTGCACCTCTGCAAGCTTGTACAGGCTCAAGTAAATGGAAGCtg GTGTTCAACAGTAGTGGAATCCTTAACTCCGATGCCAGCATACTCAACGAATGATGGGATGCAAACTCAGACACAAAAGATGCGGATCTTTATTGGTCCTCCTCTGAAACAGCCACCAAAATATCCAGTTATAGATGATTCTTTGCGTCCCGGCTTCTCAATTGCAGAACGTTTCAGCATAGGCCCGGACTGTAATATAGAATCTTCCTCTGAAGGTGGAAAGTTATGCAGTGGCAATTTTGATactttcattgtatattgtactaGTGACTTTTTAACCGTCTGCAAGGAGGTTCATGTGAGAACTCGGAGAGTACGATTACTTGGATTTGAG GGTGCTGGAAAAACTAGTCTGTTTAGAGCATTGTTGGCTCAGGGTAGACAGAGAAACAATGCAAATTTTGATATCATACATGCAGATGTGGGCTCTCCAGAAGGTGTAGTTGGTGGAATACGTTATTTAGATTCAGTTGGTGTGAACCTGCAG GAATTACATTTAGAGGTTTCTCGTTTTAGAGAAGAATTGCAAATAGGAGCTCGTGAACTTAGTAGAAAGACGGATTTGGTTGTTCTTGTgcataatttatcaaataaaataccttggttcaatgatacaagcacttCAGTGCCAGCCCTCTCACTTCTCCTGAATGAGGCCAAGGCTCATGAGATCCCATGGGTTCTAGCCATAACAAACAAGTTCTCTGTCAGTGCCCATCAGCAGAAAATGTTAATTGATTCTGCAATGGAAGCTTATGAAGCATCTCCCGACATGACTGTAGTTGTGAACTCCTGTCCTTTTGTGATACCAACTGCTTCAAGTAATCTGCAGCCATTACATTCAGTTGATGACAACTTTGTCGGGAATGAGTCTAACCAGAAAGTCTGGCTACTCCCTTTTAACATTGCTCGATTGTCATTTCAGAAAAAGTTAGCAGTTATGCCCGTCGAAGGTATCACTGCCTTTCGCCAACTTGTGCACCGTGTGCTTGCGAGTAACGAGGAGATGGCTTTCCAG GAACTTGCAAATGAGAGGTTTTCGTTGCAGTTGGCAAAGGAGCAAGAGAATTCTGTCAATGTAAAGCAAGACTCTGTGGCAAAGGAAAGTTCCGTTACAGCCGCTGCCGTTGGTGCATCACTTGGAGCTGGTCTCGGCCTCGTCATGGCGGTAGTTATGGGTGCAGCATCTGCCTTGAGAAAGCCATGA
- the LOC135650831 gene encoding large ribosomal subunit protein eL32z-like produces the protein MAVPLLTKKIVKKRVKKFKRPQSDRKICVKPNWRRPKGIDSRVRRKFKGCTLMPNIGYGSDKKTRHYLPNGFKKLVVYNVAELELLMMHNRTYCAEIAHNVSTKKRKLIVERAAQLDIVVTNKLARLRSQEDE, from the exons ATGGCGGTTCCGttgctcaccaagaagattgtcaagaAGCGTGTCAAGAAGTTCAAGAGGCCCCAGAGCGACCGCAAAATCTGCGTGAAG CCAAATTGGCGCAGGCCTAAGGGCATTGATTCTCGTGTAAGGAGAAAATTTAAAGGATGTACCTTAATGCCAAATATTGGGTACGGTTCAGACAAGAAGACACGCCACTACCTGCCAAATGGGTTTAAGAAGCTTGTGGTTTACAATGTTGCTGAGTTAGAACTGCTCATGATGCACAACAG GACTTACTGTGCTGAAATTGCACACAATGTCTCCACGAAGAAGCGCAAGTTGATCGTTGAGCGAGCTGCTCAACTTGACATTGTTGTCACCAACAAGCTGGCAAGGCTGCGCAGCCAGGAGGACGAATGA
- the LOC135651764 gene encoding U-box domain-containing protein 9-like, translating to MALPFLNGVVGTAAMAKPGVSAAAAGELKNELQRLVREIAEEDDGQIGTYEEAARVLAALKQVTFAGRGVSNGTPRSPLANQRRTDERMDSASVPEHFRCPISSELMKDPVVLASGQTYDRPFIQEWLNSGNRTCPQSHQILPNTILTPNHLVHRMISQWCIEHDVSLPPLDNEQDEDKGLITVTEKNVLDGLLQKICSPSSVMEQKRALSELRLLTKCKRSFRALIGENDDAISQLLAVPSIPELSADPKVQEDTVTTILNISINETNKKIVGDNPQAIPFLIDALKAGRIETCSNSAAALFSLSALDSNKLKIGELGAMKPLIELLEQGSSSAKKDAGSAIFSLCLVHENRARAVSGGVLGVVLKAITDRSLVNESLAILALLSSNQEAIEEIAETGGVPCLLSIIRESSCARNKENAVAVLYSICMYDRKRLREVGEEEDSNGIISQLVQNGTSRARRKAAGILDKWKRTLRLHYSC from the exons ATGGCCTTACCCTTCCTTAATGGGGTCGTAGGGACGGCGGCGATGGCGAAGCCGGGGGTGTCGGCCGCGGCGGCAGGGGAGTTGAAGAACGAATTGCAAAGGCTGGTGAGGGAGATCGCTGAGGAGGACGATGGGCAGATTGGGACCTACGAGGAGGCCGCCAGGGTGCTCGCGGCGCTCAAACAGGTCACCTTTGCCGGGAGAGGGGTCTCCAACGGTACGCCGCGGTCGCCCTTGGCGAACCAGAGGAGAACAGATGAGAGGATGGATTCGGCGTCGGTTCCCGAGCATTTCCGGTGCCCCATATCGTCGGAGTTGATGAAGGACCCTGTGGTCCTGGCCTCCGGACAG ACCTATGACCGGCCATTCATTCAGGAATGGCTGAATTCTGGGAACCGGACTTGTCCACAATCACATCAGATCCTGCCAAACACCATCCTCACCCCTAATCACCTTGTCCATAGGATGATCTCCCAATGGTGCATAGAACATGATGTTTCCCTCCCTCCACTTGATAATGAGCAAGATGAAGACAAAGGTTTAATCACCGTTACGGAGAAGAATGTGCTTGATGGGCTCCTCCAAAAGATTTGTTCACCCTCTTCTGTTATGGAACAGAAGCGAGCCTTAAGCGAACTTCGACTCCTCACGAAGTGCAAAAGATCCTTTAGAGCCCTCATTGGAGAAAATGATGATGCAATCTCCCAATTGTTGGCTGTTCCCTCTATTCCTGAATTGAGTGCTGACCCAAAAGTACAAGAGGATACTGTGACGACAATTCTGAACATCTCGATCAATGAAACCAATAAGAAGATTGTCGGGGACAACCCGCAAGCCATACCCTTTCTTATTGATGCTCTGAAAGCTGGAAGAATCGAGACATGTAGCAATTCAGCAGCAGCTCTCTTCAGCTTATCAGCCCTTGATTCCAACAAACTCAAGATTGGTGAATTGGGGGCAATGAAACCACTTATAGAGTTGTTGGAACAAGGCAGTTCATCTGCCAAGAAGGATGCGGGGTCTGCTATTTTCAGCCTGTGCTTGGTTCATGAGAACAGAGCAAGAGCAGTGAGTGGCGGTGTGCTGGGGGTAGTTTTAAAGGCTATTACTGATCGCTCACTTGTGAACGAGTCACTGGCTATCCTTGCACTCCTGTCGAGCAACCAAGAGGCTATCGAGGAGATTGCTGAGACTGGTGGAGTTCCTTGTCTGCTCAGCATCATAAGGGAGAGTTCATGTGCACGAAACAAAGAGAATGCAGTAGCCGTTCTCTACTCAATCTGCATGTATGACCGGAAAAGGCTGAGGGAGGTTGGGGAAGAGGAGGACTCTAATGGAATCATCTCTCAACTGGTTCAGAATGGTACTTCTAGGGCACGTCGGAAGGCTGCTGGGATTCTAGACAAATGGAAGCGGACATTGCGCCTACACTATTCTTGCTAG
- the LOC135650499 gene encoding transcription factor bHLH78-like, with protein MEKEGFWGLQWQSTGAKLPPELNSGPAASDQLPQCFLHLNWKQPMAHDADFESALSSLVSSPCSNPPASADGSGIGELIGRLGGICNSNDISPSYRYRSADASCYGTPLNSPPKLNLSVMDHRQQGRGGPPMPVNRVPGPHLGPLSAEPGFEDGAARLSCFAGRSSGSFAGQFGFLEPGNLSEASRSESPKAGFGSCVGVGQNRSERPAHLETEMRSTIGVSSTAEKSELGNGPEESSLSHRMTAEASSLRGIADNNSGKWKTAAKRKGREAPLSSSATNPPANMTEEENSDAKRCKSADRNGGAKNAAVKPKTEQNGDPGHREGKDNDHKPPEPPKDYIHVRARRGQATDAHSLAERVRREKISKRMKFLQDLVPGCNKVTGKAVMLDEIINYVQSLQRQVEFLSMKLTTLNPQMDVSMENFLPKDMYQSRGLMPQPVYPAEIGTVLSYAHQPQTIALQSVMTSGLEAQFSLNPLQSSLRQSQSMQHATTDAYTDAPSQLGGLWEDDLQSVAQTGFGQNHGQTHTGHMKIEL; from the exons ATGGAAAAGGAGGGATTTTGGGGCCTACAATGGCAATCCACCGGTGCCAAACTACCGCCGGAGTTGAATTCTGGGCCCGCCGCCAGCGACCAGTTGCCGCAGTGCTTCCTCCACCTCAATTGGAAGCAGCCGATGGCCCACGACGCCGACTTCGAGTCGGCTCTCAGCTCGCTCGTCTCCTCGCCGTGCTCCAACCCGCCGGCCTCCGCCGACGGCAGCGGTATCGGAGAGCTCATAGGTCGGTTGGGAGGCATCTGCAACTCCAACGACATCTCGCCGAGTTATCGATACCGTAGTGCTGACGCTTCTTGTTACGGCACTCCGCTGAATTCCCCACCAAAACTCAATCTTTCCGTGATGGATCACCGGCAGCAGGGAAGAGGAGGGCCACCGATGCCGGTGAATCGAGTGCCCGGACCTCATCTCGGGCCACTTTCGGCCGAACCGGGGTTCGAGGACGGCGCCGCAAGGCTTTCTTGCTTTGCAGGAAGGAGTTCCGGGAGTTTCGCAGGCCAATTCGGGTTCCTGGAGCCCGGAAATCTTTCGGAGGCCTCGCGCAGCGAATCTCCGAAGGCAGGTTTTGGGTCTTGCGTGGGAGTTGGACAGAACAGGAGCGAACGCCCTGCCCATCTGGAGACGGAGATGAGGTCGACAATTGGTGTATCTTCGACAGCGGAGAAGTCGGAGCTCGGAAATGGCCCGGAGGAGTCGTCGTTGTCCCATCGGATGACGGCGGAGGCATCATCCCTGAGAGGTATCGCTGACAACAATTCAGGGAAATGGAAGACAGCGGCAAAGCGGAAAGGAAGGGAGGCACCTTTATCTTCTTCTGCCACTAATCCCCCTGCTAAT ATGACAGAGGAGGAGAACTCCGATGCAAAGAGATGCAAATCGGCTGACAGAAATGGAGGTGCAAAGAATGCGGCGGTGAAGCCGAAGACGGAGCAGAATGGAGATCCTGGCCACCGCGAGGGCAAGGATAATGATCACAAGCCCCCTGAGCCACCGAAGGATTACATCCATGTGAGGGCGAGAAGAGGACAAGCCACTGATGCTCACAGCCTCGCCGAGAGG GTTAGAAGAGAGAAGATCAGTAAGAGGATGAAGTTTCTGCAAGATCTTGTGCCAGGTTGCAACAAG GTGACCGGCAAGGCTGTGATGCTTGATGAGATCATAAACTATGTGCAGTCACTGCAGCGGCAAGTCGAG TTCCTATCCATGAAGTTAACCACCCTGAATCCCCAGATGGATGTTAGCATGGAAAATTTCCTGCCAAAAGAT ATGTATCAATCTCGTGGACTGATGCCACAGCCAGTTTATCCGGCAGAGATAGGCACAGTGTTGTCGTATGCTCACCAGCCTCAGACTATCGCTCTCCAGAGCGTCATGACATCCGGTCTCGAAGCGCAATTCTCCTTGAATCCATTACAATCCTCCTTACGACAGTCTCAGAGTATGCAACATGCCACCACGGACGCATACACAGATGCTCCCTCTCAG CTTGGGGGTCTTTGGGAGGATGACCTGCAGAGTGTTGCTCAGACTGGCTTTGGGCAGAACCATG GCCAAACGCACACTGGTCACATGAAAATTGAACTCTAA
- the LOC103969785 gene encoding chaperone protein dnaJ 20, chloroplastic, translating into MTAGLVVYRNRTYLSPTTTRVGGGGGGGGGGGGGRVRFGRVQLQWSGGGWPSLRLSTFRPRAAVEEGFVRENAGSFYDLLGVPASGSTSAIKKAYKQLARKYHPDVSPPERAAEYTRRFIEVHEAYETLSDPGRRAIYDRDLTRSLPLAFSASRCRFDEEPEERSGWRNHWQDQLTELKRRSMNGSSKDNLSWGAQMRRRRAESSREEVA; encoded by the exons atgaccgcTGGGCTAGTAGTCTACCGAAACCGGACCTACCTATCTCCCACCACCACGAGAgtaggtggcggtggcggtggcggtggcggtggcggtggcggtcgtGTTCGATTTGGCCGCGTTCAACTTCAGTGGAGTggtggtggttggccttctctcCGCTTGTCCACTTTCCGGCCCCGTGCGGCCGTCGAGGAGGGCTTCGTCCGGGAGAACGCTGGGAGCTTCTACGATCTGCTGGGGGTTCCGGCGAGCGGGAGCACCAGCGCGATCAAGAAGGCGTACAAGCAGCTGGCGAGGAAGTACCACCCGGACGTCTCCCCGCCGGAACGGGCGGCGGAGTACACTCGGCGCTTCATCGAGGTCCATGAGGCCTACGAGACGTTGTCCGACCCGGGCCGCCGCGCGATCTACGACCGCGACCTGACCAGGAGTCTGCCTCTGGCCTTCTCAGCCAGTCGCTGCCGGTTCGACGAG GAACCGGAAGAGAGATCAGGTTGGAGAAACCATTGGCAGGATCAGCTTACAGAGTTGAAAAGGCGAAGCATGAATGGCAGTTCCAAAGACAACTTATCTTGGGGAGCTCAAATGCGCAGACGAAGGGCTGAGTCATCTAGAGAAGAGGTTGCATAA